The following are encoded in a window of Salvelinus fontinalis isolate EN_2023a chromosome 40, ASM2944872v1, whole genome shotgun sequence genomic DNA:
- the LOC129839813 gene encoding protein Wiz-like, with protein MENTKEEAPAPVMCEVCGTYFETRRGLSSHARLHLRQLGVAVSDNSGAPIDLLYQLIQDRDGSMQPPKPVYSSPKKPKVSGTLISQKESPLGGRVKVVTTPQNNISKVARKGTVLAKPRQSSMSSFLTAGKTPSPSGGASLPSAKPAWAPQETDAPLTLAMDTNDEVHVCQLCGAWYESRKGLASHCRAHLRQFGITENTETKGGPIEFLYQIMEAEDLQPIASEGLNVYNPSMSSNSNKRPSGSGSSTSPARHKGSPSSSLHQPPSNKRPKPSASEGTAPQDHRLSTGEFTCVLCGEEFENRKGLASHSRSHLRQLGVTDLLGKASAIDTVQQLVSSGVLAAAASVRTSNTTTKTPSQSPAPARSPARSPANAHLSPLASSHNPRSKAKKGSALVYPKPEPLEMELGVGFSSPLGGYSSSNGSQGSQKWAKNGQSFNSGSDQELMITCEFCGQFFDSRKALSCHARSHLRQLGVMWSVNESPIDLLRDILLKEGSATATQVKREPASTHPSAGPAWANHRRFSEPSWAPQGSKRTFTPPLDYSLNDKPSPDKNGSSQSAGDACCELCGFDFENRTALASHARAHLRQLGVKEWRAEGVKASPIELLSAWIQRQPRKAAEIHRQYRNGDLNIRFKRNALSHSPSTDSGSFPSGAQRAAGLGRRAGREVARVAGGSSRTAQGQRSQGETGHSSYHHHTVTHTQSQGARGDFNHIRSPRGFERRVPKDTAHTEGAEGDGGSQQPPRSGNIPSLVPRPPSTPLVKQVGKEYTLKCRFCEAVFHGSQSVQEDWIRHLQKHILDLRFNKACPPPDPERPLVPGIEPSATTTTPVLLAPLVV; from the exons ATGGAGAACACAAAAGAAGAGG CCCCGGCCCCGGTTATGTGTGAGGTGTGCGGGACCTACTTCGAGACGCGGCGGGGTCTCTCCAGTCACGCCAGACTCCACCTCCGTCAGCTCGGCGTGGCAGTCTCGGACAACAGCGGAGCTCCCATCGACTTACTCTACCAGCTGATTCAGGACAGGGACGGTTCCATGCAGCCACCCAAACCCGTCTACTCATCACCCAAAAAACCCAAGGTGTCAGGGACACTCATCTCCCAGAAGGAGTCCCCTCTTGGGGGTAGAGTCAAAGTAGTGACAACCCCACAGAATAATATATCCAAGGTAGCTCGTAAAGGGACAGTTTTGGCCAAGCCTCGGCAGTCTTCCATGTCGTCGTTCCTAACAGCAGGCAAGACACCATCGCCCTCAGGGGGAGCAAGCCTGCCCTCGGCCAAGCCTGCCTGGGCACCGCAAGAGACGGATGCCCCCCTCACCCTGG CGATGGACACCAATGACGAGGTGCATGTGTGCCAATTGTGTGGCGCCTGGTATGAGTCCCGCAAAGGCCTGGCCAGTCACTGCCGGGCCCACTTGCGCCAGTTCGGCATCACCGAGAACACCGAGACGAAAGGAGGACCAATAGAATTCCTCTACCAGATCATGGAAGCGGAAGACCTCCAACCTATAGCAAGTGAAGGTCTCAACGTCTATAACCCTTCTATGTCTTCTAACTCTAACAAACGGCCCTCCGGCTCTGGTTCGTCCACATCGCCTGCTAGACATAAAggatccccctcctcctcccttcaccAGCCTCCCTCCAACAAACGGCCCAAGCCCTCCGCATCAGAAGGAACTGCTCCACAGGATCATAGGCTCAGCACGG GTGAGTTCACCTGTGTGTTGTGCGGTGAAGAGTTTGAGAACCGCAAAGGCCTAGCAAGCCACTCCCGCTCTCACCTGCGCCAGCTCGGCGTCACCGACCTCCTGGGCAAGGCGTCGGCCATCGACACGGTGCAGCAGCTGGTCAGCAGCGGCGTGCTTGCGGCCGCTGCATCGGTACGAACCAGTAACACCACCACCAAGACACCTTCTCAGTCTCCAGCCCCAGCCAGGTCTCCAGCTAGATCCCCAGCTAACGCCCACCTCAGCCCCTTGGCCTCCAGCCACAATCCCAGGTCCAAGGCCAAGAAGGGCTCCGCCCTGGTCTATCCCAAGCCGGAGCCCCTGGAGATGGAGCTGGGTGTGGGGTTCTCCAGTCCGCTTGGGGGGTACAGCAGCAGTAATGGATCTCAGGGTTCTCAGAAGTGGGCCAAAAATGGCCAGTCCTTCAACTCCG GTTCAGACCAGGAGCTCATGATCACCTGTGAATTCTGTGGCCAGTTCTTTGACAGCCGCAAGGCCCTGTCCTGCCACGCCCGCTCCCACCTGCGCCAGCTGGGAGTCATGTGGTCTGTCAACGAGTCGCCCATCGACCTGCTGAGAGACATCCTGCTGAAGGAGGGCAGTGCCACTGCCACCCAG gTCAAGAGGGAGCCAGCGTCCACTCACCCCAGCGCCGGCCCAGCCTGGGCCAATCACAGGAGGTTCTCGGAGCCTTCGTGGGCTCCCCAGGGCTCTAAGAGGACATTCACTCCTCCACTGGACTACTCCCTCAACGACAAGCCTTCCCCTGATAAGAATGGATCCTCCCAGTCTG CCGGGGATGCGTGCTGCGAGCTGTGCGGCTTTGACTTTGAGAACCGCACGGCGCTGGCGAGCCACGCCCGGGCCCACCTCCGCCAGCTGGGGGTTAAGGAGTGGAGGGCAGAGGGTGTGAAGGCCTCCCCCATCGAGTTGCTCAGCGCCTGGATACAGAGGCAGCCCCGCAAGGCCGCCGAGATCCACCGCCAGTACCGCAACGGGGACCTCAACATCAGGTTTAAG AGGAACGCCCTGTCCCACTCTCCCTCCACAGACTCAGGCTCCTTCCCCTCGGGAGCCCAGAGGGCTGCGGGGCTGGGGCGCAGGGCGGGCCGAGAGGTGGCCAGGGTCGCCGGGGGTTCGTCCAGGACAGCTCAAGGTCAAAGGTCACAGGGGGAAACGGGACACTCGTCATATCACCATCATACCGTCACTCATACGCAGTCCCAGGGGGCTAGAGGAGACTTCAACCACATACGCTCTCCTAGAG GTTTTGAGCGGCGGGTCCCTAAAGACACCGCCCATacggagggagcagagggagacgGCGGCTCTCAACAACCCCCCCGGTCAGGAAACATCCCTTCCCTGGTTCCCAggcccccctccactcctctggtCAAACAAGTGGGCAAAGAGTACACCCTCAAGTGCAG GTTCTGTGAGGCAGTGTTCCATGGTTCTCAGTCAGTACAGGAGGACTGGATCAGACACCTGCAGAAACACATCCTGGACCTCCGCTTCAACAAGGCCTGTCCTCCCCCTGACCCAGAACGGCCCCTGGTCCCGGGCATCGAACCCtcagccaccaccaccaccccggTCCTTCTGGCACCACTGGTGGTTTAA
- the prdx2 gene encoding peroxiredoxin-2, whose protein sequence is MSSGNAKIGQPAPQFKATAVVDGQFKDIQLSDYMGKYVVFFFYPLDFTFVCPTEIVAFSDQAEEFRKIGCEVIGASTDSHFSHLAWINTPRKQGGLGPMNIPLVADLTQSISRDYGVLKEDQGIAYRGLFVIDDKGILRQITINDLPVGRSVDETLRLVQAFQHTDKYGEVCPAGWKPGSDTIVPDIQKSKEFFSKQ, encoded by the exons ATGTCGTCTGGAAACGCTAAGATAGGCCAGCCGGCCCCACAGTTCAAAGCCACTGCTGTGGTGGACGGACAGTTCAAAGATATCCAGCTGTCTGACTACATGG GGAAGTATGTGGTGTTCTTTTTCTACCCGCTGGACTTCACTTTCGTGTGCCCCACTGAGATCGTAGCCTTCAGCGACCAGGCTGAGGAGTTCCGAAAGATTGGCTGTGAGGTCATAGGCGCCTCCACAGACTCTCACTTCAGCCACCTGGCCTG GATAAACACCCCCAGGAAGCAGGGTGGTTTGGGACCAATGAACATCCCCCTTGTGGCTGACCTCACCCAGTCTATCTCCAGAGACTACGGAGTGCTGAAGGAGGACCAGGGCATCGCTTACAG gggtctGTTTGTGATTGACGACAAGGGCATCCTGAGGCAGATCACCATCAACGACCTGCCAGTGGGCCGCTCTGTGGATGAGACCCTGCGTCTGGTGCAGGCCTTCCAGCACACAGACAAATACGGAGAGG TGTGTCCCGCTGGCTGGAAGCCAGGCAGTGACACCATCGTCCCCGACATCCAGAAGAGCAAGGAGTTCTTCTCCAAACAGTGA
- the LOC129839814 gene encoding transcription factor JunB-like yields the protein MSTIMEQPFYHDDSFLSAYGHSGAALHDYKLLKQNMNLNFAENYRNQSLKAQLRNESEFYPTGVASEVGSLKLASPELERLIIQNSNGVITTTPTPGQYFYSRGITEEQEGFADGFVKALDDLHKMNQMPPPNVSIGTGGVSTCTVASTVFGSSMHPEHLEYTTLNSCGPHTNLTPATSSYPSTTISYLPHHQYQHHQAAAHPSHHFQHSLAGAGLHAQRYSGMKEEPQTVPDMESSDDESVCGLSPIDMENQERIKAERKRLRNRLAATKCRKRKLERISRLEDKVKILKTDNAGLSSTASVLREQVAQLKQKVMTHVSSGCQLMLTSKIKSF from the coding sequence ATGTCCACAATAATGGAACAGCCTTTCTATCATGACGACTCGTTTCTTTCTGCTTATGGTCATTCAGGCGCTGCCCTGCACGACTACAAGCTCCTCAAGCAGAACATGAACTTGAACTTCGCCGAAAACTATCGGAACCAAAGCCTCAAGGCTCAGCTGCGCAACGAGAGTGAATTCTATCCGACCGGGGTCGCATCAGAAGTCGGCTCGCTGAAGCTCGCCTCTCCTGAACTGGAACGATTGATCATCCAGAACAGCAACGGTGTCATCACTACCACACCGACACCTGGGCAGTACTTCTACAGTAGGGGAATCACAGAGGAACAAGAGGGCTTCGCGGACGGGTTCGTTAAAGCTCTGGACGACCTCCACAAGATGAACCAGATGCCGCCACCGAACGTGTCCATCGGAACCGGTGGAGTCTCCACGTGCACTGTGGCCTCCACCGTGTTTGGTTCCTCCATGCATCCGGAGCACCTGGAGTACACCACCCTGAACAGCTGTGGCCCTCACACTAACCTCACACCTGCTACCAGCAGCTACCCCTCCACCACCATCAGCTACCTGCCTCATCACCAGTACCAGCACCACCAAGCCGCGGCGCACCCATCCCACCACTTCCAACACTCGCTAGCCGGAGCAGGCCTACACGCACAGCGATATTCGGGGATGAAAGAGGAGCCCCAGACTGTCCCAGACATGGAGAGCAGCGACGACGAGTCAGTTTGCGGCTTGTCCCCAATCGACATGGAGAACCAGGAGCGCATCAAGGCCGAGCGCAAGAGGCTAAGGAACCGCCTGGCAGCCACCAAGTGCCGGAAGCGCAAGCTGGAGCGCATCTCGCGCTTGGAGGACAAGGTCAAGATTCTGAAGACAGACAACGCCGGGCTCTCCAGCACAGCTTCCGTCCTGCGCGAGCAGGTAGCTCAACTCAAACAGAAAGTTATGACACACGTCAGTTCTGGCTGTCAACTCATGTTGACATCCAAGATCAAGTCGTTTTGA